A single window of Helicobacter pylori DNA harbors:
- a CDS encoding bifunctional 3,4-dihydroxy-2-butanone 4-phosphate synthase/GTP cyclohydrolase II: MILRRVTEALEAYKNGEMLIVMDDEDRENEGDLVLAGIFSTPEKINFMATHARGLICVSLTKDLAKKFELPPMVSVNDSNHETAFTVSIDAKEARTGISAFERHLTIELLCKDTTKPSDFVRPGHIFPLIAKDGGVLARTGHTEASVDLCKLAGLKPVSVICEIMKEDGSMARRGDKFLSDFALKHNLKTLYVSDLISYRLENESLLKMFCQEEREFLKHQTQCYTFLDHQQKNHYAFKFKGAKTHDLVPLVRFHPIKEDFDFLTTGAFEVFFKALEYLKREGGYLIFMNTHSKENNIVKDFGIGALVLKNLGIKDFRLLSSCEDRQYKALSGFGLKLVETISL; the protein is encoded by the coding sequence ATGATCTTAAGAAGAGTTACTGAAGCTTTAGAAGCGTATAAAAATGGCGAAATGCTTATTGTTATGGATGATGAAGACAGAGAAAATGAGGGGGATTTGGTTTTAGCTGGGATTTTTTCCACCCCTGAGAAAATCAATTTCATGGCCACGCATGCTAGGGGGTTGATTTGCGTGTCTTTGACTAAAGATTTAGCGAAAAAATTTGAATTACCTCCTATGGTTAGCGTGAATGATTCTAACCATGAGACCGCTTTCACGGTTTCCATTGACGCTAAAGAAGCCAGAACCGGGATTTCTGCTTTTGAAAGGCATCTAACGATTGAATTATTGTGTAAAGACACCACCAAACCGAGCGATTTTGTGCGCCCGGGGCATATTTTCCCTTTGATTGCAAAAGATGGAGGCGTGTTAGCGCGTACCGGTCATACTGAAGCGAGCGTGGATTTGTGCAAATTAGCTGGATTAAAGCCCGTGAGCGTGATTTGTGAAATCATGAAAGAAGATGGCTCTATGGCGAGGAGAGGGGATAAATTTTTGAGCGACTTTGCCCTTAAACATAATCTTAAAACTCTCTATGTCTCTGATTTGATTAGCTATCGTTTGGAAAATGAAAGTTTGCTGAAAATGTTTTGCCAAGAAGAAAGGGAATTTTTAAAACACCAAACGCAATGCTACACTTTTTTAGATCACCAGCAAAAAAACCATTACGCTTTTAAATTTAAGGGTGCAAAAACCCATGATTTAGTCCCTTTAGTGCGTTTCCACCCTATCAAAGAGGATTTTGATTTTTTGACGACTGGTGCGTTTGAAGTGTTTTTTAAAGCGTTAGAATACTTAAAGCGTGAAGGGGGTTATTTGATCTTTATGAACACGCATTCTAAAGAAAACAATATCGTTAAAGATTTTGGGATCGGGGCGTTAGTGTTAAAAAATTTGGGGATAAAGGATTTCAGGCTTTTAAGCTCTTGTGAAGACAGGCAGTATAAGGCTTTGAGCGGGTTTGGGCTTAAGCTTGTAGAAACGATTAGCCTTTGA
- a CDS encoding glycosyltransferase family 25 protein, which yields MRVFIIHLSPKTCHNFSLKETHITPLLESLKLQGVSYEIFDAIYSKSSPTQLHPLILEHLHPSFVIEDLLAFFENKKHPPCTLKNFFYALKHCGKRMGFGELGCYASHYLLWQKCIELNEAICILEDDITLKEHFKESLEFCRQHINELGYIRLMHLEENVAKQKTPIKGVSQILNFKDGIGTQGYVLAPKAAQKLLKYSAKEWVMPIDCVMDRHYWHGVKNYVLEEFAITCDEMNAQNSNTEKQRPKKLPLSIRIGRFLHKSALKQWNVLRSFFPHQ from the coding sequence ATGCGTGTTTTTATTATTCATTTAAGCCCCAAAACCTGTCACAATTTTTCTTTAAAAGAAACTCATATAACCCCCCTTTTAGAGAGCCTTAAACTTCAAGGGGTCTCTTATGAAATTTTTGATGCGATCTATTCTAAAAGCTCTCCCACTCAATTACACCCCTTGATTTTAGAGCATTTGCACCCTTCTTTTGTGATTGAAGATTTATTGGCTTTTTTTGAAAATAAAAAACACCCCCCTTGCACGTTAAAAAATTTCTTTTACGCGCTCAAGCATTGCGGGAAGAGGATGGGGTTTGGGGAGCTTGGGTGCTATGCGAGCCATTATTTGTTGTGGCAAAAATGCATAGAACTTAATGAAGCGATCTGTATTTTAGAAGACGATATAACCCTAAAAGAACATTTTAAAGAAAGCTTGGAATTTTGCCGCCAGCACATCAACGAATTAGGCTATATCCGCTTGATGCATTTAGAAGAAAATGTGGCTAAACAAAAAACTCCCATTAAAGGGGTTTCTCAAATCTTAAATTTTAAAGATGGCATTGGCACTCAAGGGTATGTTTTAGCCCCCAAAGCCGCGCAAAAATTATTGAAATACAGCGCGAAAGAATGGGTGATGCCTATAGATTGCGTGATGGATAGGCATTATTGGCATGGGGTCAAAAATTATGTGTTAGAAGAATTTGCGATCACTTGCGATGAGATGAACGCTCAAAACTCCAACACAGAAAAACAAAGGCCTAAAAAATTACCTTTAAGTATTAGGATTGGCCGTTTTTTGCATAAAAGCGCGCTTAAACAATGGAATGTTTTGAGATCATTTTTTCCCCATCAATAA
- a CDS encoding HesA/MoeB/ThiF family protein, with amino-acid sequence MLSRLDKERYLRHIMLEDVGEEGQLKLLKSSVLVIGAGGLGSAVLMYLCAAGVGKIGIVDFDSVDMSNLQRQIIHSQDFLNHSKASSAKARLKQLNASIEIEAFEERFKAHNALPLIEPYDFIIDATDNFNAKFLINDACVLAQKPYSHAGVLKYRGQSMSVLPHSACLACVFDKPPKKGLNPISGLFGVLPGVLGCIQASECLKYFLGFETLLINTLLIADIKTMDFKKIQAPKNPECRVCGTHKITHLQDYEI; translated from the coding sequence TTGCTAAGCCGGCTAGACAAAGAGCGTTATTTGCGCCATATCATGCTAGAAGATGTGGGCGAAGAAGGCCAATTGAAGCTTTTAAAATCCAGCGTTTTAGTCATTGGGGCTGGGGGTCTTGGATCGGCGGTTTTGATGTATTTGTGCGCTGCTGGGGTAGGAAAAATAGGCATTGTGGATTTTGATTCAGTAGATATGAGTAATTTGCAACGACAAATCATCCATTCACAGGATTTTTTAAACCATTCTAAAGCCTCTAGCGCGAAAGCCCGCTTGAAACAACTCAATGCTAGCATTGAAATAGAGGCTTTTGAAGAACGCTTTAAGGCTCATAACGCTCTTCCTCTCATAGAGCCTTACGATTTTATCATAGACGCCACGGACAATTTTAACGCTAAATTTTTGATCAATGACGCTTGCGTGTTAGCCCAAAAACCCTATTCGCATGCCGGGGTTTTAAAATACAGGGGGCAAAGCATGAGCGTTTTACCTCATAGCGCATGCTTAGCGTGCGTTTTTGATAAGCCCCCTAAAAAGGGATTAAATCCTATTTCAGGGCTTTTTGGGGTCTTACCCGGAGTTTTAGGGTGCATCCAAGCGAGCGAATGCCTTAAATATTTTTTAGGGTTTGAAACTTTACTTATAAATACTTTACTTATAGCCGATATTAAAACGATGGATTTTAAAAAAATTCAAGCACCCAAAAACCCTGAATGTAGGGTTTGTGGCACGCATAAAATCACGCATTTACAGGATTATGAAATTTAG
- a CDS encoding class I SAM-dependent methyltransferase — translation MSLNKRKIVRSFGNYMQEWLYGEKGYYRKALIGPKGDFYTSVSLSKFFGGAMAFYIIKLLEEEKLFLPLKIVEIGSHHGHFLSDIASFLNALSVGVMEKCEFVSCEPLKELQKLQRTIFKQATQLDLMICDLRDLDFKGHESAFVVSNELFDAFACEIIKDNQMLFITHDHQGVWGGIDEPTKELLKNLNLKQGCVPLFLSTFIKDLLEKLNEASSWVFLSFDYGDEVERKDMHLRAFKNHQALDFKDILNHLASLYQQSDLTYDVNFSLVRFLFEKHHAKFSFFKSQANALLDMGLIKLLETFSKSVGYERYLKEAAKIKPLISPGGLGERFKALEFVKKNKI, via the coding sequence ATGAGTTTGAATAAAAGGAAAATCGTGCGTTCGTTTGGGAATTACATGCAAGAGTGGCTTTATGGAGAAAAGGGGTATTACCGAAAGGCGCTAATCGGTCCAAAAGGGGATTTTTACACTTCGGTGTCTTTGAGCAAGTTTTTTGGGGGCGCTATGGCGTTTTATATCATCAAGCTTTTAGAAGAAGAAAAATTATTTTTGCCTTTAAAAATTGTAGAAATTGGCTCTCATCATGGGCATTTTTTGAGCGATATAGCCAGTTTTTTAAACGCTTTGAGCGTGGGCGTAATGGAAAAATGCGAGTTTGTCAGCTGTGAGCCTTTAAAGGAATTGCAAAAACTCCAACGAACCATTTTCAAACAAGCCACGCAATTGGATTTGATGATCTGCGATCTGAGAGATCTAGATTTCAAGGGGCATGAAAGCGCGTTCGTTGTCTCTAATGAATTGTTTGACGCGTTCGCTTGCGAGATCATTAAAGATAACCAAATGCTTTTTATTACCCATGATCATCAGGGCGTTTGGGGCGGTATTGATGAACCCACTAAAGAACTTCTTAAAAATTTGAATTTAAAACAAGGGTGCGTGCCGTTATTTTTGAGTACTTTCATTAAGGATTTGTTAGAGAAATTGAATGAGGCTTCTTCTTGGGTGTTTTTGAGCTTTGATTATGGCGATGAAGTAGAGAGAAAGGACATGCACTTAAGGGCTTTTAAAAACCACCAAGCGCTGGATTTTAAGGATATTTTAAACCATCTGGCTTCTTTGTATCAGCAAAGCGATTTGACCTATGATGTCAATTTTTCTCTGGTGCGCTTTTTGTTTGAAAAACACCATGCAAAATTTTCATTCTTCAAATCGCAGGCTAACGCTTTGCTGGATATGGGGCTTATAAAATTGTTAGAAACATTTTCAAAGAGCGTGGGTTATGAAAGGTATTTAAAAGAAGCGGCTAAAATCAAGCCCCTAATTAGCCCTGGGGGTTTAGGGGAGCGTTTCAAAGCGTTAGAGTTTGTGAAAAAAAATAAAATATAA
- a CDS encoding MBL fold metallo-hydrolase encodes MEILRRECGAVEENAYIVKLSSGIDFIIDPGFSSSEWVLENAKNPKAILITHGHYDHVWDSAQLSKLLKNTPIYAPKDDVFMLENDIFHLGMPVFSPNFSVPCNKGCTTLEIANTTIKYWHFPGHTPGCSIIEIEGVIFSGDFIFYRSIGRYDFPYSNEKDMKESLLRFQNLDFSKDIEIYPGHGDKTSFFAEREHSKIWVSRMA; translated from the coding sequence TTGGAAATTTTAAGGCGAGAGTGCGGGGCGGTGGAAGAAAACGCTTATATTGTGAAGCTTTCTAGTGGGATAGATTTTATTATCGATCCCGGATTTTCTAGCAGCGAATGGGTGTTAGAAAACGCCAAAAACCCTAAAGCGATTTTAATCACGCATGGGCATTATGATCATGTATGGGATAGCGCTCAATTATCAAAACTCCTTAAAAATACCCCCATTTACGCCCCCAAAGACGATGTGTTCATGCTAGAAAATGATATTTTCCATTTAGGCATGCCGGTTTTTAGCCCCAATTTTAGCGTGCCTTGCAATAAGGGTTGCACCACTTTAGAGATAGCAAACACCACCATTAAATACTGGCATTTTCCCGGACACACGCCCGGTTGCTCTATCATAGAAATTGAAGGGGTGATTTTTAGCGGGGATTTTATTTTTTATCGCAGCATTGGCCGCTATGATTTCCCTTATTCTAATGAAAAAGACATGAAAGAGTCCCTATTAAGGTTTCAAAATTTAGATTTTTCTAAAGACATAGAGATTTATCCAGGGCATGGGGATAAAACAAGTTTTTTTGCCGAAAGAGAGCATTCTAAGATTTGGGTTTCAAGGATGGCTTAA
- a CDS encoding dihydroneopterin aldolase, whose amino-acid sequence MKIFLSCKSLLIQRSLEFYLSDCLSSVEVCDFVLSDDETLEINKPLCFIEERLRKPFTKQSVKEDVKNFYRALKTSEKPCEEIQFSKEQKIKQLLEEYTHKLCQIISQ is encoded by the coding sequence TTGAAAATTTTTCTTTCTTGCAAGTCTTTGTTGATTCAAAGGAGTTTGGAATTTTATTTGAGCGATTGCCTCTCTTCTGTGGAAGTTTGCGATTTTGTTTTAAGCGATGATGAAACGCTAGAGATTAATAAGCCCCTATGCTTTATAGAAGAGCGCTTAAGAAAGCCTTTCACCAAACAGAGCGTGAAAGAAGATGTAAAAAATTTTTATCGCGCTTTAAAGACGAGCGAAAAACCTTGCGAAGAAATCCAATTTTCTAAAGAGCAAAAGATTAAACAATTACTAGAAGAATACACCCACAAATTATGCCAAATCATCAGTCAGTAA
- the fliL gene encoding flagellar basal body-associated protein FliL: MAEEQENTAQQPQKKSKALLFVIIGSVLVMLLLVGVIIMLLMGNKEESKENASKNTQEVQANPMANKNQEAKEGSNIQQYLVLGPLYAIDAPFAVNLVSQNGRRYLKASISLELSNEKLLNEVKVKDTAIKDTIIEILSSKSVEEVVTNKGKNKLKDEIKSHLNSFLIDGFIKNVFFTDFIIQ, encoded by the coding sequence ATGGCAGAAGAACAAGAAAATACCGCGCAACAACCCCAAAAAAAAAGCAAAGCCCTTTTATTTGTCATCATTGGAAGCGTGCTAGTGATGCTTTTATTGGTGGGGGTGATTATCATGCTGCTTATGGGGAATAAGGAAGAATCTAAAGAAAACGCTTCTAAAAACACCCAAGAAGTTCAAGCTAATCCTATGGCGAACAAAAATCAAGAGGCCAAAGAAGGTTCTAATATCCAGCAATATTTGGTGCTTGGGCCTTTGTATGCGATTGATGCGCCTTTTGCGGTGAATTTGGTCTCTCAAAATGGCAGACGCTACCTTAAGGCTTCTATTTCGTTAGAATTGAGTAATGAAAAGCTTTTAAATGAAGTCAAGGTTAAAGACACGGCGATTAAAGACACGATTATAGAAATTCTATCGTCTAAAAGCGTGGAAGAAGTGGTTACTAACAAAGGCAAAAACAAGCTTAAAGACGAAATTAAGAGCCATTTGAATTCGTTTTTGATCGATGGCTTTATTAAAAATGTCTTTTTCACTGATTTCATTATTCAATAG
- a CDS encoding DUF3943 domain-containing protein — MVCVIIWGLGCSFLNANSIQLEETLRRSPKNLIWQHFKKKFKKSNTIPYAPNSRWKYLGTSIGILGVSLVIGIVGLYLMPESVTNWDREKFGIKSWFENVRMGPKLDNDSFIFNEILHPYFGAMYYMQPRMAGFGWMASAFFSFITSTLFWEYGLEAFVEVPSWQDLVITPLLGSILGEGFYQLTRYIQRNEGKLFGSLFLGRLVIALMDPIGFIIRDLGLGEALGIYNKHEIRSNLSPNGLNLTYKF, encoded by the coding sequence ATGGTTTGCGTTATTATTTGGGGGTTAGGCTGTAGTTTTTTAAACGCTAACAGCATTCAATTAGAAGAAACGCTCAGACGAAGCCCTAAAAATCTTATTTGGCAACACTTTAAAAAGAAGTTTAAAAAGAGCAACACGATCCCTTATGCCCCAAATAGCCGTTGGAAATATTTAGGCACAAGTATAGGGATTTTGGGCGTGTCTTTGGTGATAGGGATTGTGGGGTTGTATCTCATGCCAGAGAGCGTAACGAATTGGGATAGAGAAAAGTTTGGGATCAAAAGTTGGTTTGAAAATGTCCGCATGGGGCCAAAACTGGACAATGATAGTTTTATTTTCAATGAAATTTTGCACCCTTATTTTGGGGCTATGTATTATATGCAACCGCGCATGGCTGGGTTTGGCTGGATGGCATCAGCGTTTTTTTCTTTTATCACTTCCACGCTTTTTTGGGAATATGGCTTGGAAGCGTTTGTGGAAGTGCCTAGCTGGCAGGATCTAGTGATCACGCCTTTATTAGGCTCCATTTTAGGGGAAGGGTTTTACCAGCTCACGCGCTATATCCAACGCAATGAAGGCAAGCTTTTTGGCTCTTTATTTTTAGGGCGTTTGGTTATCGCTCTTATGGATCCAATCGGTTTTATCATTAGGGATTTAGGGCTTGGGGAAGCTTTAGGGATTTATAATAAACATGAAATCCGTTCTAATTTAAGCCCTAATGGTTTGAATTTGACTTACAAATTTTAA
- a CDS encoding TonB-dependent receptor family protein: MNGYLRVKTSYFLALNALIFLSFNSLVGAKDKHHFLKKVTTTEQKFSSSAPLSYQSEEVRNSTSSRTVISNKELKKTGNLNIENALQNVPGIQIRDATGTGVLPKISVRGFGGGGNGHSNTGMILVNGIPIYGAPYSNIELAIFPVTFQSVDRIDVIKGGTSVQYGPNTFGGVVNVITKEIPKEWENQAAERITFWGRSSNGNFVDPEEKGKPLAQTLGNQMLFNTYGRTAGMLGKHVGISAQGNWINGQGFRQNSPTKVQNYLLDAVYKINATNTFKAYYQYYQYNSYHPGTLSAQDYAYNRFINERPDNQDGGRAKRFGIVYQNYFGDPDRKVGGDFKFTYFTHDMSRDFGFSNQYQSVYMSSQNKILPFNGKGKISATNPNCGLYSYSDTNSPCWQFFDNIRRFVVNAFEPKLNLIVNTGKVKQTFNMGMRFLTEDLYRRSTTRKNPSVPNNSSGFDAGTSLNNFNNYTAVYVSDEINFNNGMLTITPGLRYTFLNYEKKDAPPFKEGQTGKTIKDRYNQWNPALNVGYKPIKDWLFYFNYQRSYIPPQFSNIGSFVGTSTDYFQIFNVMEGGSRYYFNNQVSFNANYFVIFANNYFTGRYGDNREPVNARSQGVELELYYTPIRGLNFHAAYTFIDANITSHTMVTNPANPKGPKKDIFGKKLPFVSPHQFILDASYTYAKTTIGLSSFFYSRTYSDVLNTVPFTEYAPTIKNGTIVTKTAGMTPWYWVWNLQISSTLWERKKQSVHASLQINNIFNMKYWFSGIGTSPNGKEAAPPRSITAYVSYHF; encoded by the coding sequence ATGAATGGTTATTTGAGAGTAAAAACCTCTTATTTTTTAGCGTTGAACGCCTTGATTTTTTTGTCTTTCAACTCTTTGGTAGGCGCAAAAGATAAGCACCATTTTTTAAAAAAAGTTACAACCACCGAGCAAAAATTCAGTTCCAGCGCGCCGCTTTCATATCAAAGCGAAGAGGTGCGTAATTCCACAAGCTCTCGCACGGTGATTTCCAACAAAGAACTCAAAAAAACGGGTAATTTGAATATTGAAAACGCTTTGCAAAATGTGCCAGGGATTCAAATCAGAGACGCCACAGGCACAGGCGTGTTGCCTAAAATTTCGGTGCGCGGTTTTGGTGGAGGAGGTAACGGGCATAGCAATACGGGCATGATTTTAGTCAATGGTATCCCCATTTATGGCGCGCCGTATTCTAATATTGAACTGGCGATTTTCCCTGTTACTTTCCAGTCAGTGGATAGGATTGATGTGATTAAGGGGGGAACGAGCGTCCAATACGGCCCTAACACTTTTGGAGGCGTGGTGAATGTCATCACTAAAGAAATCCCTAAAGAGTGGGAAAATCAAGCGGCTGAAAGGATCACTTTTTGGGGGCGATCCTCTAATGGGAATTTTGTCGATCCCGAGGAAAAAGGCAAGCCTTTAGCCCAAACTTTAGGAAACCAAATGCTGTTTAACACTTATGGGCGAACGGCTGGAATGTTGGGTAAGCATGTAGGAATTAGCGCCCAAGGCAATTGGATTAATGGGCAAGGTTTCAGGCAAAATAGCCCCACAAAGGTGCAAAACTACTTGTTGGATGCGGTTTATAAGATTAATGCGACCAATACTTTTAAAGCTTATTACCAATATTATCAATACAATTCTTACCATCCAGGCACTTTGAGCGCGCAAGATTATGCCTATAACCGCTTCATCAACGAGCGCCCTGACAATCAAGATGGAGGGCGAGCCAAACGCTTTGGGATCGTGTATCAAAATTATTTTGGCGATCCGGATAGGAAAGTGGGGGGCGATTTTAAATTCACTTATTTCACGCATGACATGAGCAGGGATTTTGGCTTTTCCAACCAATACCAAAGCGTGTATATGAGCAGTCAAAATAAGATTTTACCTTTTAATGGCAAAGGAAAAATCAGCGCGACTAACCCTAATTGCGGTCTGTATTCTTATAGCGATACGAATAGCCCTTGTTGGCAATTTTTTGATAATATCCGCCGCTTCGTGGTGAATGCTTTTGAACCAAAACTCAATCTCATCGTCAATACCGGTAAAGTCAAACAAACTTTTAATATGGGAATGCGGTTTTTAACCGAAGATTTATACCGCCGATCCACCACTAGGAAAAACCCTAGCGTGCCTAATAATAGCAGTGGGTTTGATGCAGGAACTTCACTCAACAATTTCAACAATTATACCGCCGTGTATGTCAGCGATGAAATCAATTTCAATAACGGCATGCTAACGATCACGCCGGGTTTGAGATACACTTTTTTAAATTATGAAAAAAAAGACGCTCCCCCTTTTAAAGAAGGTCAAACAGGAAAAACCATTAAAGATCGTTATAACCAATGGAATCCGGCGCTAAATGTCGGCTATAAACCCATTAAGGATTGGTTGTTTTATTTCAATTATCAAAGAAGCTACATCCCGCCCCAATTCAGCAATATCGGTAGTTTTGTAGGCACAAGCACGGATTATTTTCAAATCTTTAATGTCATGGAGGGCGGCTCAAGATATTATTTCAACAACCAAGTGAGTTTTAACGCGAATTATTTTGTGATTTTTGCGAATAATTATTTTACCGGACGCTACGGGGATAACAGAGAGCCGGTCAATGCGAGATCGCAAGGCGTGGAGCTGGAATTGTATTACACGCCTATTAGAGGGCTTAATTTCCATGCGGCTTACACTTTCATAGACGCCAATATCACAAGCCACACGATGGTTACTAACCCTGCTAATCCTAAAGGGCCTAAAAAAGATATTTTTGGCAAAAAACTCCCTTTTGTCAGCCCGCACCAATTCATTTTAGACGCAAGCTACACTTACGCTAAAACCACGATTGGGTTGAGTTCGTTCTTTTATAGCCGAACTTATAGCGATGTGTTAAACACCGTGCCTTTCACAGAATACGCGCCCACGATTAAAAACGGCACTATTGTTACCAAAACAGCGGGCATGACACCATGGTATTGGGTATGGAATTTGCAAATTTCTAGCACTTTGTGGGAACGCAAAAAGCAAAGCGTTCATGCGAGTTTGCAAATCAATAACATTTTTAACATGAAATATTGGTTTAGCGGGATAGGCACTAGCCCTAATGGGAAAGAAGCCGCGCCTCCTAGGAGCATCACAGCGTATGTGAGCTATCATTTTTAA
- the rsmD gene encoding 16S rRNA (guanine(966)-N(2))-methyltransferase RsmD produces the protein MPNHQSVKKFKIIGGACKGLGLNLPNISSTRPTKAIVRESFFNTLQAEINGAHFIEVFSGSASMGLEALSRGAKSAVFFEQNKDAYATLLENISLFKNRLKKEMEIQTFLDDAFKLLPTLGLKNGVLNILYLDPPFETSGFLGIYEKCFHALERLLKRFNPKNFLVVFEHESVHEMPKSLVTLAIIKQKKFGKTTLTYFQ, from the coding sequence ATGCCAAATCATCAGTCAGTAAAGAAATTTAAGATCATTGGGGGGGCTTGCAAGGGATTGGGCTTGAATTTGCCTAACATTTCTAGCACGCGCCCCACCAAAGCGATCGTAAGAGAGTCGTTTTTTAACACCTTGCAAGCAGAAATTAATGGAGCACACTTTATAGAAGTGTTTTCAGGCAGCGCTTCTATGGGTTTAGAGGCTTTGAGTAGGGGGGCTAAAAGCGCGGTGTTTTTTGAGCAAAATAAAGACGCTTATGCCACGCTTTTAGAAAATATTTCTCTTTTTAAAAACCGCCTGAAAAAGGAAATGGAAATTCAAACTTTTTTAGATGACGCTTTCAAGCTTTTGCCCACGCTGGGTTTAAAAAATGGCGTTTTGAATATCCTTTATTTGGATCCTCCTTTTGAAACGAGCGGGTTTTTAGGGATTTATGAAAAGTGTTTTCACGCTTTAGAAAGGTTATTAAAACGCTTTAATCCAAAAAATTTTTTAGTGGTTTTTGAGCATGAAAGCGTGCATGAGATGCCTAAAAGTCTTGTAACTTTAGCTATAATCAAACAGAAAAAATTCGGGAAAACCACTTTAACTTATTTTCAATAG
- a CDS encoding M48 family metallopeptidase yields the protein MLDDIPITIQKSKKIKTLSLNITPSLEVILKMPDSCPQARASAFLKEQEAWLKKTFLAMQEKHSLLHTNLEKYKNKILVFDEVKNANDYTLTELKKILKTYLERKLPLIAQKMQTSYTGFNIRNNAKVLGSCSYHNRLSFALLLVCTQKEAIDYVIIHELAHTIHKNHSKNFWRCVKIFCPNYRALRDHLKQRVVFYTLLLKPLQP from the coding sequence ATGTTAGATGATATTCCTATTACCATTCAAAAAAGTAAAAAAATCAAAACCCTAAGCTTGAATATCACGCCCTCTTTAGAAGTGATTCTAAAAATGCCTGATTCCTGCCCTCAAGCTAGAGCGAGCGCTTTTTTAAAAGAACAAGAAGCTTGGCTAAAAAAAACCTTTTTAGCGATGCAAGAAAAACACTCGCTCTTGCACACTAACCTAGAAAAATATAAAAATAAAATCCTTGTGTTTGATGAGGTGAAAAACGCCAACGATTACACCCTAACAGAACTTAAAAAAATCTTAAAAACTTATTTGGAGCGAAAACTCCCCTTAATCGCTCAAAAAATGCAAACTTCCTATACCGGTTTTAATATTAGAAACAACGCCAAAGTTTTAGGGAGCTGCTCTTATCATAACCGCTTGAGTTTCGCTCTTTTATTGGTTTGCACCCAAAAAGAAGCGATTGATTATGTCATCATCCATGAACTCGCCCACACGATCCACAAAAACCATTCCAAAAATTTCTGGCGTTGCGTAAAAATCTTTTGCCCTAATTACCGCGCTCTAAGAGATCATTTAAAACAAAGGGTTGTCTTTTATACCCTACTGCTCAAGCCATTACAGCCATAA
- the acpS gene encoding holo-ACP synthase yields MIGIDIVSIARVEKCVKRFEMKFLERFLSPSEIVLCKDKFSSIAGFFALKEACSKALQVGIGKELNFLDIRISKSPKNAPLITLSKEKMDYFNIQSLSASISHDAGFAIAVVMISP; encoded by the coding sequence ATGATTGGCATAGATATTGTCTCTATTGCTAGGGTAGAAAAGTGCGTGAAACGCTTTGAAATGAAGTTTTTAGAGCGTTTTTTATCGCCGAGTGAGATTGTTTTATGCAAGGATAAATTTAGCAGTATCGCCGGGTTTTTCGCGCTTAAAGAGGCTTGCTCTAAAGCCCTTCAAGTGGGCATTGGTAAGGAATTGAACTTTTTGGATATACGCATTTCTAAAAGCCCTAAAAACGCCCCCTTAATCACCCTTTCCAAAGAAAAAATGGATTATTTTAATATCCAAAGCTTGAGCGCGAGCATCAGCCATGACGCTGGTTTTGCGATAGCGGTTGTGATGATCTCTCCGTAA